The Deinococcus sp. Leaf326 genome has a segment encoding these proteins:
- a CDS encoding response regulator transcription factor: protein MEQRILLIEDNPDITRVVQYELEQAGYRVIAAPDGITGLTSARENSPDLVILDLGLPDFDGAEIARRLRKTSSVPIIILTAMDAVDRKVNLLEAGADDYMTKPFHPEELVARVKVQLRHQQHGEVISIGALEIHPQKRLCHYNGHEVRLSPKEFDLLTFLARQPGRVYSRQEIEREVWNGELPSNSNVVDVHMANMRAKLRDLDGYGIIRTVRGIGYALKTP from the coding sequence ATGGAGCAACGCATCCTCTTAATTGAAGACAACCCCGATATCACACGGGTCGTGCAGTACGAACTGGAACAGGCAGGCTACCGCGTGATTGCCGCGCCCGACGGCATTACCGGCCTGACGAGCGCGCGGGAGAACAGCCCCGATCTCGTCATCCTCGACCTGGGCCTGCCCGACTTCGACGGCGCGGAGATCGCCCGGCGCCTGCGCAAGACGAGCAGCGTGCCCATCATCATCCTGACTGCGATGGACGCCGTAGACCGCAAGGTGAACCTCCTGGAAGCCGGCGCCGACGATTACATGACCAAGCCCTTCCACCCGGAGGAACTCGTGGCGCGTGTCAAGGTGCAGCTCCGGCACCAGCAGCACGGCGAGGTCATCTCTATTGGCGCACTGGAAATTCATCCCCAGAAACGTCTGTGCCACTACAACGGCCATGAGGTCCGGCTCTCGCCCAAGGAATTCGACCTGCTGACCTTCCTGGCACGGCAGCCTGGGCGCGTGTATTCGCGTCAGGAGATCGAGCGCGAGGTCTGGAACGGCGAACTGCCCAGCAACTCCAACGTGGTGGACGTGCACATGGCGAACATGCGGGCCAAACTGCGGGACCTCGACGGCTACGGGATCATCCGTACGGTCCGCGGCATCGGGTACGCGCTCAAGACCCCCTGA
- a CDS encoding DoxX family protein → MSVTTVIGRALLASIFIKNGYDHLQNPDYIVRAARGAEVPEPELAVKLNSAVMLGAGAMLALGVAPGLAGTALAASLIPTTVVGHPFWDKQGPERQQQQIHFLKNLALFGALLAISGRRRH, encoded by the coding sequence ATGAGCGTGACGACAGTAATCGGACGGGCCTTGCTGGCGAGCATCTTTATCAAGAACGGGTACGACCACCTGCAAAACCCCGACTACATCGTGCGCGCCGCGCGCGGCGCCGAAGTTCCCGAGCCGGAACTGGCGGTCAAGCTCAACAGCGCCGTGATGCTGGGCGCGGGCGCCATGCTGGCCCTGGGCGTCGCGCCCGGCCTCGCTGGCACCGCCCTGGCCGCGAGCCTCATCCCGACCACCGTGGTCGGCCACCCCTTCTGGGACAAGCAGGGGCCTGAGCGCCAGCAGCAGCAGATCCACTTCCTCAAGAACCTCGCGCTGTTCGGCGCGCTGCTGGCCATCTCGGGCAGGCGCCGCCACTAG